From Candidatus Polarisedimenticolaceae bacterium, a single genomic window includes:
- a CDS encoding pitrilysin family protein yields MGFPAGCLLAAALVQARLENGLEVSILRDPEAPVVATQVWIHAGAADEREGERGLAHLFEHLMFGGTAAHPREDYAALHHRHGGYQNAMTTPDETVYVSTIAPGAFDAVLEMEADRFRSLDVTPANLENEKRIVLEELRMRTENDPLARAFVAAQRQLLGGHPYAYDASGNKDEVAAATVERAREFRDRHYRADRAHLVIVGPVDPEATLAEVKARFGTIPAGAVPVPEVPALDGWTFPAKVAVKEDIPPVEVAIAGFVLPPAGSPDGPAIDVMLQLLDGGAVDRFRETLVVDGKRALEGGTESLRLRRGGAVVFYGANLPYRREKTAFRDLDRARATLASLDWLTDASVDAAKRSLRRDRLRRSYFVDERADAIGRARWWLGDAALALDEDARLAAVTREDVAAAFRRYVGGKEPIRLYARPERVPLWVRLFGWLYPVVR; encoded by the coding sequence ATGGGGTTCCCCGCCGGATGCCTGCTCGCCGCCGCCCTCGTGCAGGCGCGCCTGGAGAACGGCCTCGAGGTGTCGATCCTCCGCGACCCCGAGGCTCCCGTCGTCGCCACCCAGGTGTGGATCCACGCCGGAGCCGCCGACGAGCGCGAGGGGGAGCGCGGGCTCGCGCACCTGTTCGAGCACCTGATGTTCGGCGGGACGGCGGCGCATCCCCGGGAGGACTACGCGGCGCTCCATCACCGCCACGGCGGGTACCAGAACGCGATGACGACTCCGGACGAGACGGTCTACGTTTCGACGATCGCCCCCGGAGCGTTCGACGCGGTGCTCGAAATGGAGGCCGACCGGTTCCGCTCGCTCGACGTGACCCCGGCCAACCTCGAGAACGAGAAGCGGATCGTGCTCGAGGAGCTGCGGATGCGCACGGAGAACGACCCCCTCGCCCGGGCGTTCGTCGCGGCGCAGCGGCAGCTGCTCGGCGGCCACCCGTACGCCTACGACGCCAGCGGGAACAAGGACGAGGTCGCCGCGGCGACGGTCGAGCGCGCGCGGGAGTTCCGCGACCGTCACTACCGCGCCGACCGCGCGCACCTGGTGATCGTCGGCCCGGTGGATCCGGAAGCGACGCTCGCCGAGGTGAAGGCGAGGTTCGGAACGATCCCGGCGGGGGCCGTTCCCGTCCCGGAGGTCCCTGCGCTCGACGGATGGACGTTCCCCGCGAAGGTCGCGGTGAAGGAGGACATCCCCCCGGTCGAGGTCGCGATCGCGGGGTTCGTGTTGCCCCCGGCGGGGAGCCCCGACGGGCCGGCGATCGACGTGATGCTGCAGCTGCTCGACGGGGGGGCCGTCGACCGGTTCCGCGAGACGCTCGTGGTCGACGGAAAGCGGGCGTTGGAAGGGGGCACGGAGTCCCTCCGCCTGAGGCGCGGGGGCGCGGTCGTCTTCTACGGGGCGAACCTCCCGTACCGCCGGGAGAAGACCGCGTTCCGCGATCTCGACCGCGCCCGAGCGACGCTCGCCTCGCTCGACTGGCTGACCGACGCATCGGTGGACGCCGCGAAGCGCTCGCTTCGCCGCGACCGGCTGCGCCGTTCCTACTTCGTCGACGAGCGGGCCGATGCGATCGGGCGCGCGCGCTGGTGGCTCGGCGACGCCGCCCTCGCCCTGGACGAGGACGCCCGCCTCGCCGCCGTCACGCGCGAGGACGTCGCGGCGGCGTTCCGGAGGTACGTGGGCGGGAAGGAGCCGATCCGTCTCTACGCGAGGCCCGAGCGCGTGCCGTTGTGGGTCCGCCTGTTCGGCTGGCTCTACCCGGTGGTGCGCTGA
- a CDS encoding TIGR01777 family oxidoreductase produces MADRVFERRLRLPVSAEQVFAWHARPGAFERLTPPWRRVRVLERRGRGLAAGSRLVIETPVGPIRTRWVAEHTVCEPPRRFVDVQREGPFAFWEHEHRFEDDGPSASTLVDRVTWRLPTGPIGAGFAASQLERLFARRHAVTLADLERHAAYADRPRLRVAVSGASGLVGSALCAFLESGGHEVRRLTRRPGGGVDFDLAPLDGVDAVVHLAGENIAGGRWTEEHKRRIVGSRVEGTGRLARAAASLSTPPRVFVSASAIGFYGDSASREIDESAPRGAGFLAETTTAWEDAAAPAPGRGIRTVLARFGVVLSPSGGALQKMLTPFLLGGGGPIGSGRQGFSWIALDDVVGAIHFVLMNETLSGPVNVTAPNPVSQRDFAHALGRVVRRPSFLPLPAAVVQLAFGEMGEAMLLGGAFVVPRALERAGFAFRHPELDAALRFELGR; encoded by the coding sequence ATGGCCGACCGCGTCTTCGAACGCCGGCTGCGCCTGCCCGTCTCCGCCGAGCAGGTCTTCGCCTGGCACGCCCGGCCCGGGGCGTTCGAGCGCCTGACGCCGCCGTGGAGGCGGGTTCGCGTCCTCGAGCGCCGCGGACGGGGGCTCGCGGCCGGGAGCCGGCTCGTGATCGAGACGCCCGTCGGCCCGATCCGCACGCGCTGGGTCGCCGAGCACACCGTCTGCGAGCCCCCGCGCCGTTTCGTCGACGTCCAGCGCGAAGGGCCCTTCGCCTTCTGGGAACACGAGCACCGCTTCGAGGACGACGGCCCTTCGGCCTCGACGCTCGTCGATCGCGTCACGTGGCGCCTTCCGACCGGACCGATCGGGGCCGGCTTCGCGGCCTCGCAGCTCGAGCGCCTGTTCGCGCGCCGCCACGCCGTGACCCTCGCCGATCTCGAGCGCCACGCGGCGTACGCCGACCGCCCGCGCCTGCGGGTCGCGGTGAGCGGCGCGTCGGGGCTCGTCGGGTCCGCGTTGTGCGCCTTCCTCGAGAGCGGAGGGCACGAGGTGCGGCGGCTGACGCGCCGCCCCGGCGGCGGCGTCGACTTCGACCTCGCCCCGCTCGACGGTGTCGACGCGGTCGTGCACCTCGCCGGGGAGAACATCGCGGGCGGCCGCTGGACCGAGGAGCACAAACGCCGCATCGTCGGAAGCCGCGTCGAGGGGACCGGGCGGCTCGCACGCGCGGCGGCGTCGCTTTCGACCCCGCCTCGCGTCTTCGTGTCGGCGTCCGCGATCGGGTTCTACGGCGACAGCGCGTCCCGGGAGATCGACGAGAGCGCCCCCCGGGGGGCGGGGTTCCTCGCCGAAACGACGACGGCCTGGGAGGATGCGGCCGCGCCCGCGCCAGGGCGCGGGATAAGGACCGTGCTCGCGCGCTTCGGCGTCGTGTTGTCGCCCTCCGGCGGGGCGCTGCAGAAGATGCTGACGCCGTTCCTCCTCGGCGGCGGAGGGCCGATCGGGTCCGGACGCCAGGGGTTCTCCTGGATCGCGCTCGACGACGTGGTCGGGGCGATCCACTTCGTCCTGATGAACGAGACGCTGTCGGGACCGGTCAACGTCACCGCCCCGAATCCGGTCTCGCAGCGGGACTTCGCGCACGCGCTCGGCCGCGTGGTGCGGCGCCCTTCGTTCCTCCCGCTCCCCGCCGCCGTCGTGCAGCTGGCCTTCGGGGAGATGGGGGAGGCGATGCTGCTGGGAGGGGCGTTCGTCGTGCCCCGCGCGCTCGAGCGGGCGGGGTTCGCGTTTCGCCATCCGGAGCTGGACGCGGCGCTGCGATTCGAGCTGGGGCGCTAG